One part of the Gemmatimonas sp. genome encodes these proteins:
- a CDS encoding RsmD family RNA methyltransferase yields MRIVAGKFAGRHLTSPNDFRVRPTGETVRVALMRLLRNDLEGARIIDLFAGTGALGLEALSRGGKYVDFVEFRPSSLHALKANIAALGVREKTRVYKKDALPFAGQLPSGKFDIAFADPPYESKMLDRLIESWHRQKFSTILAIEHTRVHVLPPIVKPQHTQVFDDSAISVYRL; encoded by the coding sequence ATGCGCATTGTGGCCGGCAAGTTTGCAGGACGACACCTCACCTCACCCAATGATTTCCGGGTGCGCCCCACGGGGGAGACGGTGCGTGTGGCGCTCATGCGACTCTTGCGCAATGATCTCGAAGGGGCCCGCATCATCGATCTCTTCGCCGGCACCGGTGCGCTCGGCCTCGAGGCGCTGTCGCGCGGCGGCAAGTACGTGGACTTCGTGGAGTTCCGTCCCTCGAGTCTGCATGCGCTGAAGGCCAACATCGCCGCGCTCGGTGTTCGCGAGAAGACGCGCGTTTACAAGAAGGACGCGCTGCCGTTCGCGGGGCAGCTGCCGTCGGGCAAGTTCGACATCGCCTTCGCCGATCCTCCGTACGAATCGAAGATGCTGGACCGACTCATCGAGAGCTGGCATCGCCAGAAGTTCTCGACGATTCTTGCGATCGAGCATACGCGCGTGCACGTGCTGCCACCGATCGTGAAGCCGCAGCACACCCAAGTGTTCGACGACAGCGCCATCTCGGTATACCGCCTGTAG
- a CDS encoding group II truncated hemoglobin codes for MTHYEDLGGETGIRALVDRFYDLMDTAPEAVNVRALHATSLKASREKLYLFLTGWTGGPDLYVEQFGHPKLRMRHFPFAIGARERDEWLWCMDQALTEHAMSEELRGYLTLRMHQLADHMRNQPE; via the coding sequence ATGACTCACTACGAAGACCTCGGCGGCGAGACCGGCATTCGTGCGCTGGTCGATCGCTTCTACGATCTTATGGACACCGCCCCCGAAGCGGTGAACGTGCGCGCGCTTCACGCGACCAGCCTCAAGGCGTCTCGCGAGAAGCTGTATCTGTTTCTGACCGGGTGGACCGGCGGGCCGGATCTGTACGTGGAGCAGTTCGGCCATCCGAAGCTGCGGATGCGGCATTTTCCCTTTGCCATCGGCGCGCGCGAGCGGGACGAGTGGCTGTGGTGCATGGATCAGGCGCTGACCGAGCACGCGATGTCCGAGGAGCTCCGCGGATATCTGACGCTCAGGATGCACCAGCTGGCCGATCACATGCGCAACCAACCCGAGTAG